In Raphanus sativus cultivar WK10039 chromosome 5, ASM80110v3, whole genome shotgun sequence, the following proteins share a genomic window:
- the LOC108863598 gene encoding 40S ribosomal protein S18 — MSLVANEEFQHILRVLNTNVDGKQKIMFALTSIKGIGRRLANIVCKKADVDMNKRAGELSAAEIDNLMTIVANPKQYKIPDWFLNRQKDYKDGKYSQVVSNALDMKLRDDLERLKKIRNHRGLRHYWGLRVRGQHTKTTGRRGKTVGVSKKR, encoded by the exons ATG TCTCTGGTTGCAAACGAGGAGTTTCAGCACATTCTGCGTGTGCTCAACACTAACGTAGATGGGAAGCAAAAGATCATGTTTGCCCTTACCTCCATCAAGGGTATTGGCAGGCGTTTGGCCAACATCGTCTGCAAGAAAGCCGATGTCGACATGAACAAGAG GGCTGGTGAGTTGTCTGCAGCTGAGATCGACAACCTCATGACTATTGTTGCCAACCCAAAACAGTACAAGATCCCAGACTGGTTCTTGAACAGACAGAAAGACTACAAGGATGGAAAGTACTCTCAAGTCGTCTCCAATGCCCTTGACATGAAGCTCAGGGATGACCTTGAACGTCTCAAGAAAATCAG GAACCACCGTGGGCTGAGACACTACTGGGGTCTCCGTGTCCGTGGTCAACACACCAAGACAACTGGTCGCAGGGGAAAGACTGTTGGTGTCTCTAAGAAGCGTTAA
- the LOC108862983 gene encoding LRR receptor-like serine/threonine-protein kinase RGI5, with protein sequence MEKEPNHFTSLFPFNHFHIIKRPFFDFSSKQLNLLFLILFLFGSWVSMAQPTLSLSSDGQALLSLKRQSLSSPSSSLFSSWDPQDKTPCSWYGITCSADNRVISVSIPDTFLNLSSIPDLSSLSSLQFLNLSSTNLSGLIPPSFGKLTHLRLLDLSSNALSGPIPSELGRLSSLQFLILNANKLSGSIPSQISNLFSLQVLCLQDNLLNGSIPSNLGSLVSLQEFRLGGNPNLGGPIPAQLGLLTNLTTLGFAASGLSGSIPSTFGNLVNLQTLALYDTDVSGTIPPQLGLCSELRNLYLHMNKLTGSIPKELGKLQKITSLLLWGNSLSGTIPPEISNSSSLVVFDVSANDLSGEIPGDLGKLLWLEQLQLSDNMFTGQIPWEISNCSSLIALQLDKNKLSGSIPSQIGNLKSLQSFFLWENFVSGTIPSSFGNCTDLVALDLSRNKLTGRIPEELFGLKRLSKLLLLGNSLSGGLPKSVAKCQSLVRLRLGENQLSGQVPKEIGELQNLVFLDLYMNHFSGGLPSEISNITVLELLDVHNNYITGDIPAQLGNLVNLEQLDLSRNSFTGNIPLSFGNLSYLNKLILNNNLLTGQIPKSIKNLQKLTLLDLSSNSLSGEIPQELGQVTTLTINLDLSNNAFTGDIPETFSALTQLQSLDLSHNMLHGDIKVLGSLTSLASLNISSNNFSGPIPATTPFFKTISASSYLQNTNLCDTVTCSSRGGKNKSPKMVALTAVILASTTIALLATWLLVLRNKARKQTTTSSCTTTTTRDDFSYPWTFIPFQKLGISVDNIVSSLADENAIGKGCSGIVYRAEMPNGEIIAVKKLWRQRTKDEDYDNEQRATKIDSFAAEIQILGSIRHRNIVKLLGYCSNRSVKLLLYNYFPNGNLHQLLQGNRSLDWETRYKIAIGTAQGLAYLHHDCVPAILHRDVKCNNILLDSKYEAILADFGLAKVMSSPSYHTAMSQVAGSYGYIAPEYGYTMNITEKSDVYSYGVVLLEILSGRSAVEPQIGDGLHIVEWVKKKMGSFEPALTVLDVKLQGLPDQIVQEMLQTLGIAMFCVNSSPVERPTMKEVVALLTEVKCSPEEWGKTSQPLIKPSSSL encoded by the exons ATGGAGAAAGAACCAAACCATTTCACCAGTTTATTTCCTTTCAACCATTTTCACATCATAAAGCGGCCATTTTTCGATTTCAGCAGCAAACAGTTGAATCTTCTCTTCTTGATCTTGttcctttttggttcatgggTCTCCATGGCCCAACCCACTCTTTCTCTTTCATCAGACGGCCAAGCTCTTCTCTCTTTGAAGAGACAATCATTatcctctccttcttcatcacTCTTCTCTTCATGGGACCCTCAAGACAAAACACCATGTTCCTGGTATGGCATTACATGCTCTGCAGACAACAGAGTGATCTCTGTCTCTATCCCCGACACTTTCCTTAACCTGTCTTCAATCCCAgacctctcttctctctcctctcttcagTTCCTAAACCTCTCCTCCACAAACCTCTCAGGCCTAATCCCTCCTTCTTTTGGAAAACTCACCCACCTCAGGCTTCTTGACCTTTCTTCAAACGCTCTCTCTGGTCCAATCCCATCAGAGCTTGGCCGCCTCTCTTCTCTCCAGTTCCTTATCTTGAATGCCAACAAGCTCTCTGGCTCAATACCTTCACAGATTTCAAATCTCTTTTCTTTGCAAGTTCTTTGCCTTCAGGATAATCTGTTAAACGGTTCGATTCCTTCAAACTTgggttctctggtctctcttCAGGAGTTCAGGCTTGGTGGTAACCCTAATCTCGGAGGCCCTATCCCTGCCCAGCTAGGTCTTCTGACAAATTTGACAACTCTAGGGTTCGCAGCCAGTGGCTTGTCAGGATCAATCCCTTCCACATTTGGGAACTTGGTAAATTTGCAAACTTTGGCTCTGTATGACACTGACGTCTCTGGTACTATCCCACCTCAACTTGGTTTGTGCTCAGAGCTCAGGAACTTGTATTTGCACATGAACAAGCTCACCGGATCCATCCCAAAGGAGCTGGGTAAGCTCCAGAAGATCACTAGCTTGCTTCTATGGGGTAACTCTTTATCTGGTACCATCCCACCTGAGATTTCCAACTCTTCTTCCCTCGTGGTGTTTGATGTCTCTGCCAACGATCTATCCGGTGAGATTCCTGGAGATTTGGGGAAGCTCCTTTGGTTGGAGCAGCTTCAGTTGTCTGATAATATGTTCACTGGTCAGATTCCTTGGGAAATAAGCAACTGCTCTAGCCTCATTGCTCTTCAGCTGGACAAGAACAAGTTATCAGGCTCTATACCTTCCCAAATCGGAAACCTCAAGTCTCTTCAGAGCTTTTTCTTGTGGGAGAACTTTGTCTCAGGAACTATCCCGTCTTCTTTCGGCAACTGTACGGACCTAGTCGCCCTCGACCTCTCCAGGAACAAGCTAACAGGAAGAATACCAGAAGAGCTCTTCGGTTTAAAGAGGCTCAGCAAGCTTCTCCTTCTAGGAAACTCCTTGTCCGGAGGATTACCAAAGAGCGTAGCAAAATGCCAGTCGCTGGTGAGGCTAAGACTCGGAGAGAACCAGCTCTCAGGCCAGGTCCCTAAAGAGATAGGCGAGTTACAGAACCTGGTGTTCCTTGATCTCTACATGAACCATTTCTCAGGTGGGCTACCTTCCGAGATCTCCAACATCACTGTCCTTGAGCTCTTGGATGTGCACAACAACTACATCACCGGAGACATCCCTGCTCAGCTAGGAAACCTTGTGAATCTAGAGCAGCTTGACCTGAGCAGAAACAGCTTCACCGGAAACATACCGCTAAGTTTCGGAAACTTGAGTTACCTAAACAAGCTGATCCTCAACAACAATCTCCTCACCGGTCAAATCCCTAAATCCATCAAGAATCTACAGAAGCTTACGCTCCTCGATCTAAGCTCCAACAGCTTATCAGGTGAAATCCCACAAGAACTCGGCCAAGTCACCACCTTGACTATAAACCTCGACTTGAGCAACAACGCCTTCACCGGAGACATCCCTGAAACCTTCTCAGCGCTCACACAGTTGCAATCACTCGACCTCTCGCACAACATGCTTCACGGAGACATCAAAGTCCTCGGCTCCTTAACAAGCCTAGCTTCTCTCAACATCTCCTCGAACAACTTCTCAGGTCCGATCCCAGCTACTACACCCTTCTTCAAAACAATCTCCGCAAGCTCTTACCTCCAAAACACCAACCTCTGCGATACAGTCACGTGCTCGTCACGCGGAGGAAAAAACAAATCCCCAAAGATGGTAGCGTTAACCGCAGTGATCCTCGCTTCAACAACAATCGCCCTTCTCGCCACGTGGCTTCTCGTCTTACGCAACAAAGCCCGGAAACAAACAACGACGTCGTCTtgtacaacaacaacaacaagagatGACTTCTCATACCCGTGGACATTCATCCCGTTTCAGAAACTCGGAATCAGCGTCGACAACATCGTGAGCTCCTTAGCCGACGAGAACGCGATCGGGAAAGGCTGTTCGGGGATCGTCTACAGAGCGGAGATGCCCAACGGAGAGATCATAGCGGTGAAGAAGCTCTGGAGACAAAGAACTAAAGACGAAGACTACGACAACGAACAACGCGCGACGAAGATCGATTCATTCGCGGCCGAGATACAGATCCTCGGGAGCATAAGACACAGGAACATCGTGAAGCTTCTAGGCTACTGTTCGAACAGATCGGTGAAGCTGCTTCTCTACAACTACTTCCCCAACGGGAACCTCCACCAGCTGCTTCAAGGGAACAGGAGCCTGGACTGGGAAACGCGTTACAAGATCGCGATCGGAACCGCTCAGGGTCTGGCTTACCTCCACCACGACTGCGTTCCCGCGATCTTGCACAGAGACGTCAAGTGCAATAACATCCTTCTCGATTCCAAGTACGAAGCGATTCTAGCGGATTTCGGACTCGCGAAGGTGATGAGTTCGCCGAGCTATCACACCGCCATGTCTCAGGTCGCTGGCTCCTATGGATACATCGCTCCAG AGTATGGATACACGATGAACATAACTGAGAAGAGTGACGTGTACAGTTACGGCGTCGTTTTGCTTGAGATTTTGAGTGGACGGAGCGCAGTGGAGCCGCAGATTGGAGATGGGCTTCACATAGTGGAATGGGTTAAGAAGAAGATGGGAAGCTTCGAACCGGCGTTGACTGTGCTTGACGTGAAGCTGCAAGGGTTACCGGATCAGATTGTTCAGGAAATGCTTCAGACATTGGGGATTGCGATGTTCTGTGTGAATTCGTCTCCGGTGGAGAGACCCACGATGAAGGAAGTTGTGGCTCTGTTGACGGAGGTTAAGTGTAGTCCCGAGGAGTGGGGGAAAACATCTCAGCCTCTTATtaagccttcttcttctttgtag